The Leptidea sinapis chromosome 39, ilLepSina1.1, whole genome shotgun sequence DNA segment GATGTTGCAACTGAGCACATGCATTTAACAAATGCATAAAAGGAATTCATTTTCTTAAAATCAATTCGTTTAGAATTcctttctaatatactagatactactaccgctccgGAAACAAATCACACTCTGAGAGGGAAGAAGAGGTGCAAGTAACTCTCCAAGCATTCTTTTATTgcgctcattttaataaaatattgtattgtacatTGTACTTGCATTGGTGATAATAGACTTGTTTCATCTCCTATCCCCTAAACAATTGTTTCAAACTACATACAGATGAAACATTCTAGtgtatcaaaattatataagggaagaaaagtcattttttttattaaatgttggATATTTGTATCACTTATTAAAATTCAGACACTACCACTAATTTGAAAAGATAAATGAGAAATATGAACTCGAGAACCTACaggtttttttaaagataaaatttcataacataatataGGTACCTATTACATGAAATgatgaatacataatattatgttacaattacACATTGAAGTCATTGTATCACTCACactttttatatgattgtgTAGTCTATGGAAGGTTAGTATAATTcatgcaaaatatatttatatattatcctAGCAACTTATGATACTATCTTTATAAGATATGATAATCcatttattagattattattaaagtttaaagCCAATAACAATAGACCTTATTTTAGAGAAAAAATACATCTTAACAAGGTACTAAAATATTTCACAGGTTGGTTTATTTAGtagtttaggttaggttaggtttatcTCTCAGCTTAATGCGGAATAATTTCAGTCTTCATGTGCCTGCATAATGTCTATATTTAATGTCCATTTATCTGTATCAACCATCAAGACAGGGAGTGTATGAAGTTGTTTCTCTACACCATACAAAATTACGTTTACTTAAGTGATGGTCATGCTAGACTTTTGTGCTACAAGCTGATTAAGATAGTAAACATCATCAATACTTACCAGCACGTTTTTGTTCTCAGTATCATGATTTACCGTTATAACTTCAGCAGAAAGCACATTACCATGAACAAACACGCTATCTAAATTTAAAGAGTACTGCGATTTTTCCGGTTTTAAATTACGAAGTCTTTTACAAAATCCAGACTGTTCGCATGTCTTGAAATTGTTCTTGTCCACAGAAAAGGTACTGTGTACAGTTAAGACTACGACCAGTGCAATGTTTATCAGTCTCATCctggaaaaatataattttattaaaactagtTCCTAAACAAAGACCGGTActagattttaaaaatactcaaattgtACCTGATCAAACAGCTGaaagaaaatatacaatattgtgtacGAATTATCTATAATTGTAACTTCATTTCAACCGGCGagttatttaaaacttattagataatattaaattgagatgaataattaaatacaacgcTATGAACACTTGCGTTACGTGGATGaaaattatttgtcaaattgaAATTAAAGACATTTCTTGATATATCTATTGACAGATCACGTCTTTGAAACTTCCATTACACAAGCTGTCAAATGCCAATGTCCAATcgtccagtatttttttttatggaaaaggaggacaaacgaacgtacgggtcatctggtgttaagtaatcaccgccacccacattctcttgcaacaccagaagaatcatagGAAAGTGCACGcgcaatttttgaaatttaaagaaattgaaACGGTGGGCGACCATTTTCTTTCTTGTTGCACTCTTTCATCAGACTCCGATGGCAAGAGAAGTGGAAATCGGATTTCCACCTCCATCTCGTGAGATTTCTAATTTGTGGTACACAAACTTTTAAGTTAGCTACTATTCACAGAATAGTCGATCCACCTGGTGACCTGACATCCGTACATTAATTTCCCTTTAGATTACATTATTCCCTATACCTGTACATTATTCCCTATATATACTCTTTAACATTAATCAAACGTCAAACGAATTTGAACCAGGTGTCATGTTGATTCGCCCGAGTTGTTGGTTAGCTTTTGCAACAAATGGAAATTTTCGGAAATACTCAATTGTTAAAATGACGTCAAACTGGATGActgaaaaaatcaaaatctcTTCGCTTTCCATCGAAGACAAGAGAAAAACTTATCGATCAAATGAATATGTTATCCTAGATAAAGTCGACCCCTGGCACAAATATGTTGCCGGCAGTAAAGATATCGAGAATAAAAAACATACTCAAGAAGACTTGACCGAATTTAGAAAGATAAAACTAAACGAAGAAAAGAATGCAGAGTTAGCTGAAAAAGTCTCAATTTTTAGAGGAGACATCACAAAGTTAGAAGTaggtattttgaatattgtttcttatttttataaacacattTATGTAATGTGGGATCAAGGAAATTGCACTTCTCTGAAGTTAGCACTAGCAGTTTAGTTTTTATCCAAAATTCCATATGGAAGGATATGAATTCTAAGAATATTCAAGATGAATTATCTTGATtgtagttaatttaaaaaataaattgtaaaaaatattttatgtcttaGTTCAAggttttaaaattatgaaaaatcttACTTTACTAAACAGGCCAGAGGCTAAAATGATGGGAAGAGGTGAGGAAAACTCCCATGATTATCCACAACACTGGTCAAGAGAtttgttgccagcctttaagtcCCTGTGTTGTATAGATTTAGGAAAACTGCAGTTGGTTATTGATTTCACCAAGTGACTatgtgaggcaagaaatttcttgcaaaacatCCAGTTGTAGAATGTCAGATATCAACATGATGTGGATTGAATTTTACATTTCGATATAATATCCAGTTTATACTTTCGTTTGTTTTAATAACCCCTTGAATGTCTCTATTTTGtcctttttttacatttcatcaTTGCAGTAGACATTGACTGCTAAAAATAGCCCtcatttttgatgttttttttaagtgttatgttcaatatttaatgttggtttctagttttcaataatatacaatacttTTTACTCATACAGTATCTTCCCTGtctaacataatatggtaatacaaacttatttttgcaccaaaattaaaattaaatttgtgatttgAGACTCAAACCTGTGTCTCTTGTGTTATATTCTTACGATTACGCCACCAGTCTGATTGATGCATGCTCTGTATATCTAGGTATGCCTGTTTAACTCTCGGGTTGTCTGTCaaatctacaagatctactttacagttgatggGGCTGCATTAAAAATATGCATCCCTATTAATTAAGATGTGAGGGGTGAATAATATGCAGCCTTCAACCCCAAGTGCGGAAATGAGTaggtttatttttatacttatttagttTAGACTATTTAGGTTACTTTTGGAAAAGGTGTCCAAGGTATTTGCGAATTGTCTGTGATATTTTTCTCAGAACCTTAAAACCTTAACCATTAGGCCATTAACTATTGTTATGCagtcaaaataatattcattcttTAATTTCTTTTCACTTCGTTTCTAACTTTTGTAAAATGACATTTGGATGCAAACAAGTTTGTCATCCAATACCCACTTCCAGATTGATGCCATTGTTAATGCTGCAAATTCAAGATTAAAGGCTGGTGGTGGCGTAGATGGTGCAATTCATAGAGCTGCAGGACCCTTATTAcaggtaaataaattaaaattaattttacagcTACATCATCATGAAACACGTTTTTAGACTCCAAAATCTATGGTTAATTCACGGTGTGTACACATATCATGATTTTCATCAGTATTGTATACACATAAATGTTTTTGGGGCGGTATAAGTATGTAacctaattttgtttaaaattaatataaatagtgcAATACCAAACACATTGACCCAAGAAAGGCCTAAAATATGGGAAATAACTTAATTATCATGTTTCATCATTAGTAAGTTAAatctctttatttatatatttattatgccagtgggaggctcctttgcacagtatacCGGCTaaggtgaagcagtaatgcgtaagcaatactgtgtttccgtctgaaaggtgccgtagctggtgaaattactgggcaaatgagacataacatcttatgtctcaaggtgacaagctcagttgtagtgccactcagaattcaagaatcctgattggaTTAAAATCACTcacaatgtaatgggcagggtgtatctattaccatcagctgaacctcctgctcatcttgtcccttattttcattaaaaaaaaatttacagtgtatggattgatgcatctgtATTCAAAACttcttgtgtttttatttattaattaacatgTAATTTTTTGTACTTACTTGtacattgagtttcttgccacttcttctcgttTAAGCTCAACCtattccgaagtggtggtaaatgctGAAAAGAAGTAACCTTTTGACATTCATTTGCTTCAAGACCTGtttaaagcgatttttatttcattataacagtaAGTGGCCTATGATGCAAAGAAATCAAATGTAAAGAAAATCCTCTGGTAAATCTTTGAGTTCCATAAGGCATCATAACTGTTTTCCTATTCACGCTGCACCTCCTGCAGATTGGCCAAAAAAACGCAGTGGAACCACAGTACAGTTAAAGAACAGTAGCATAACTCAGGTGACTCGTTGAAATCTATACCTAAGTGTGTAGGGtgttagggttggtacatacagaGAGATTGAAGACGCGGACGGCGCGGCgaagctaatttaactcggacagcgactaATCTCGTCGGCATGggactcaatagttttgtctacCCAAAATTGCTTGGCGGCCGTGTaaattgtgtgtatgtgtgcgtgcgatTCAGGTGCGCTAGTATGAAATTCAAGTACTCTGCTACCACTGTTTTGTGTTTGTGTTACCGTACCTGCCTTGTCTCAGCCGTTGGTTTTGCCGTAACTTATAAGGCTGTCATATTTTCTTTACCATACGTTACGCTGTGGACGAGAGGGTTTAGGATAACCCAACCCTTACAGTTTGACAGTTGAAATTTTGATAGAGTGAATATTACTAGTATACTGTAAATGGTTTtgttactaatttattttgtaggcAGAATGCAACTCGATTGGAGGGTGTCCAACAGGAGAAGCGAGAATAACTAGTGGATATGACTTGCCTGCAAAACGTAAGTTAACCTTTAATAACTGAGCATGAATTGTTTTGATCACATTGCCAAAACAAGCTAGAGCGAATGGCGAATTTATAATTACCACCACAAGCGGCATGAAGTAGaacttctttatttttaatacaggcAAAGATAACATAGTACCATTATAAAATTGATAACTTAACACTcctacttaaattttaaaatttaacgcTGTAAAAGGCCATGTTGATCTATGTTAAATGCACAATGTATGCTGAATTTTATAAGGATTAATATGGTGTATTGCTTAAGTTCGCTTcgtaaataagccattatttctcgtaaatAGTAAAGGATAAATATGGTTATTGTGGGTTATccctaagagatagacataagTATACCTACCATTTGTGTCCTGTGTCAAAAAAATGTGttcatttacgacatcacattagaaaactttaaaatgatcagtgtttctctactatgatcattatcattatcgttcagccggaagacgtccactactggacaaattacctcccctaaagatcgccTGTCGGTCCAGCGATGCCGTCATGCAACCTGTTCcggaccatcttgtggggggcctaccaacactacatctCCTATCTATGAAAAAACGCCTCAATATCCGttacgtagttttaaagatctatGCATACATAGGGACAGACAGCGGGAACGACTTTGTCGTGATGATGATACATTTTA contains these protein-coding regions:
- the LOC126976195 gene encoding macro domain-containing protein RSc0334-like; this encodes MLIRPSCWLAFATNGNFRKYSIVKMTSNWMTEKIKISSLSIEDKRKTYRSNEYVILDKVDPWHKYVAGSKDIENKKHTQEDLTEFRKIKLNEEKNAELAEKVSIFRGDITKLEIDAIVNAANSRLKAGGGVDGAIHRAAGPLLQAECNSIGGCPTGEARITSGYDLPAKHVIHTVGPQDGSAQKLRSCYESCFALVKEHQIKSVAFPCISTGIYGFPNRLAAHIALQTTRQFLEQNTDVGRVIFCTFMQVDVDIYETLLQVYFPVHEWNYND